The Halichoerus grypus chromosome 3, mHalGry1.hap1.1, whole genome shotgun sequence genome segment AGGCATTCCTGGCTATCCCCTGCCAGGTCAGTAGATCTCTGCAAAGCATTCTGATTTGCcacatggttttttttgttgttgttaatgtgCATAACAGTAGGTATTCTTGAGCACATAGAATAATTCTTTGCTTAGGCCAAAACCACCTccaattaaattttattgaagtGACATACCTAAAATCTCTATTGGAAGTCACTTAAAATGTGTATTCATCTGTCATCACTTTTTGCATTAATTGAGTTCAAATCACCGGGTAATTACAGTTTATCTGCATCCCTTAATACCAATCCTCCCCCACGCTccataagaaaatgttaaattgcTCCTTTTAGCTGGGTCTGTCAGTATCTTTGGGATAGAAGTCCACCACTTTGCATGTGttactgctttttctcttctgataAGTAAGTCCATCTCTCATATGACCACTGCGGCTTGCTTTCCAGTGGGAGCCGGAGAAGTGGCCAATTTTGCAGCTTATGCTTTTGCACCTGCCACCTTGGTCACCCCATTGGGTGCTCTGAGTGTTCTCATAAGGTACGTGAGAAATgaacttggctttttttttttttaagattttatttatttatttatcagagtgagagcaagagcgagagagtgcacacaagcggggggcagggggggcggcaggcagagggagaagcaggctccccgccgagcagggagcctgacacaggactcgatcccgggaccctgggatcatgacctgagccgaaggcaaacacttaaccaactgagccacgcaggtgtccctgAGCTTGGCTTCTGTAGAGATGCCACTACCATGATGAATATAAACCACAAGAAATACATTGCTAAGcatatcttaaaacaaaatatcataCAACTCACTTGAGAAGACACAAGAAAGAGCAGTAGAAGTAGGGAATAAATTGTGTTGTTATTTAGAAAACCTATGAGAGTAGGCCTGGTTTCCTGCTAACATAAAGTAATTGTGTGTTATGTTTGTGTTTATTCAAAGAAGTCTcgcagatttttttctctctctctttctctcacctaAACACATTGCCACAGCCCATTCAGAACTTTCTGTTGTCATAGTGGTTAATGACCATAGTGATCAGAGGACTTTTAAAAGCATACTGTTTGGGTTAAATGTCAACTCTCACTTAAAGTCTTCCATTGTTTGCCAGATAGTTATATTTGGAGACCTTTTAGTTTCTTTTAGTACTGGAAACAGGAATAATTTTTGTGTTCATAAAACGTAGGTCTCATTTTTCTGAGTTGTCATTATTATGATCCCAAATGAATGTGTTCAGTGGGCTCATGAACTCTTATAGCTAAGCAACtatattatttattgtatttttctattccttttatcTCCATTCGTTATCCACCTCTAGTAGAAAGCCTATGACTAGGTCAACCCACTTCTTTTCACCTTCTTTGTAGGACtgttgtgagaagtaaatgagtCAGTACACACAGAGCTCTAGAACACTGTCTATGCATGGAACCATAACTCTTAGTAGTAGCAGTGTTTTGGCTGAGGCTGCAGTCTTCCCAAGTGGCCGCATGAGGATGACTCTAAGAAGGTGCCAGGTAATGCACCACAGTCTCAGGTGCACCTTGGTATAGGTCATACCCTTGTGGGAGTGCCAGGACATCAGGGGAAGGAGGCTGGTGTGCGGGAGCTGCAGCAGACCTATTTGGTGGAGCAGCAGAAGGGCATAGTCTAGTGTCCGTGGTGGTGCCAACAGAACTTCCCGAGGCCATGGCAACCAAATAGTGGGGACTCTTGAGTAAGTGAAAGTATCAGGGCGGAAGCGGCTGGTAAGGAAATACTTCAATATTTTGATAACCCATATGGTTGTACTTGTGTGTACTAGCTAAATATCAGCCCTGAACAGAGTGATTCTTCTTTAGACATGTATCTTTCTTTGAAGCTTTCACGAGCGCACACATTCTCCATGAATCACGCCAGTAAGATGTAAAAGGTCTTCCATTTTGTTTGGCTTTGCGGgaaaagatggggaaactgaaaatTAATTGAGTGGGACCTACCTCTCTTGGGAAGATGACACAGGTACAGAATGTCTGTTAAAAGTCTTGATATAAAAGCAAGCAGATTTGACTGACCATTTCTGAGTCTTAAAACTACTCAGGTTTTTCAGCGTCCTGTAGCATATTCAGACAAGTCGATCGGCAGCTGGGATGGAGGGGCAGGTACCACAGTGTGACTTCTGAGCTGCTATGGAATCCATTGTTAACTGAatgagagtgattttttttttcttctcccaacAGTGCAATATTGTCTTCCTACTTTTTAAATGAGCACTTGAACATTCATGGGAAAATAGGCTGCATATTAAGTATATTGGGGTCAACTATGATGGTTATCCATGCCCCACAAGAAGAGGAAGTCACTTCTTTgcatgaaatggaaatgaaattgaGAGAcccaggtctgtgattcaaccaAAAGAAACACTCAGATTCTGTTCCACTCTCTCTCCTCATCAAATGAATTTGTAATAATACCGTAGAAGGCTCCCTTCAAGCCTCATTATGGGTTGTGTGATACAGTAAGGTTTGACTGGATTACAAGTCTTCTGTAAAGGTGACACAGTGTTCTGTTCCGGCCATGCTTGCTCTCTACACACTGAAAAGAGATGGGGATAGGAGGGGCAAAAGGCATATCCTCCAACCCCAACTTTGGCCACTTTCCCCCTCCGAAAATAAAAAGTCAGTCAGATGATACCTGCCATACCTCATAGTGTTATTTGTGAGATTCAAAGGATATGTTTGTGAAGGTCCATTGTAAAATGTCGAGAGCCACGCAGCAAAATGCcgtcttgtttttgttgttttaatttaatctCACTTCCCTTTCTGAAACACCTACACTCCTAAACTCATGGCTAACGATTTCACAAGAGATATGGTCCTATTAGCATTTTCTGAAGTtgaattcttttctcttccaaacAGGATTTATCTCCTTTGCTGTGATCGTAATTGTGATCTCGTTGGTGCTGATTTTGATCGTGGCTCCCAAGAAGGGACAGACCAATATATTGGTCTACATTTCAATCTGTTCATTAATTGGagcattttcagtttcttctgtCAAGGGCCTGGGAATTGCCATTAAGGAACTATTGGAATGGAAACCAGTTTACAAGCATCCCCTGGTCTTCGTTTTGCTGGCTGTACTTGTGCTCTCAGTGACGACACAGATTAACTATCTCAACAAGGCACTGGACACCTTTAATACATCTCTTGTGACTCCCATTTATTATGTGCTCTTCACGTCCATGGTAGTAACTTGCTCCGCCATCTTATTCCAAGAATGGTATGGCATGAAAGCTGGAGATATCATCGGGACCCTGAGTGGGTTCTTCACCGTTATCAATGGCATCTTCCTTCTACACGCATTTAAGCATACTGACATTACCTGGAGTGACCTGACATCCACTACTCAGAAAGAAGTCCTCTCTCTGAATGGTGGTGAAGACAAATATGTCTTACTGGAGAACATAGAATGTTCAACCCCAGGACTCAGTGATGACATTACCTTGTTTAGCAGGACTGATGATCAAAGTCTCTAGAAACCCTGAACTTAAACCACATAAGACACTTGGAGAGGGTAAGaaaggtctgatttttttttgaagaactgttagggggaaaaaaaaaggccttcCTTTTGGGCCATCAAATTTGAAAATCAAGGTTTGGATCCTCCTCCAGAAGACTTCTACGGTTTGTCATTTCTACAAACTTGAAATATTCTCTAAGCACGAAAGAAGTTAAAGAGTTATAGGAGTCTCCGAGTAATATCTTCTGGTCACAATGTATTTGTCTCTGCCAGGTGgctcttcatttctttggctGCTATTCTTAGTAATTCATAGATAAACTTAACTATGTGCCGATAAGCAGAGTATCAATCATCATTCTCTGATGAGTCATAGTTTCAAATTATTAAACCTGAGAAGCGAGATTACTGgtgcttcccccccaccctctaTAACTTCCTTCTTTCTACACTAGATAGCTAAAGAGTggagtgttaaagaaaaaataggccTGCCTTGGAAATTTGCTCCTTGGTGGGCTAGAATGCATAAGACACACAGCCCATGAAGGGCTTATGGATTGTAATTTATTGCCATATCAGAAAAATGTATTAACAATTCAAAAGGGgagaatggagaaaggagagaaatactTAAATgaaatacagtgttttttcttttcacacacacacacacacaaatacaaatgaTTACATTCAAGGCTTCTTTTAACTCAAACCTGAAAAATGTAAGACAAACTTGAGTTTCTGGAGAAGTCCAAGTGATTTCAGCTTTAGAGTTCCTTATACTCACTTTGTCCCTTTCTCTGTTATCCCAAAGGTCATTTTTCCTGTTGACAGACTTTTGTAAAAGTAACTGGTACATTACTTTAGGATTATATGGTACACCTcaatttttctcaaatgtctaATCCCCAAAGGGTAAGTTTTCCACAGACTGTttggaaataattagaaaaatctttgcaaaacccTGAATGAGTTACCATAATTGTTCTCTTGAAATTTGGCACTTTCACCATTATCAAGGAAATTATAGTTAGTCactaaccttttttaaaaatatacatatcctACCACAATAAGtggtaggtttttctttttctgttgaattTCATCCTGACCATATTTTCCATACATTTTACTGAGAAGTGTTTTGGGGGAATAGGAAGGGGAGTGAACTgcccagaaaacaaaatattgaaacCTCGGGGACTACTACAGGAAAATACCGTTTGCATATTATGACCTCTATACAATTTTCCTGTCTCCAAGCGCACAGCAGGAATAACATTTTTGGTGGGCTTTCGTGTTTATGGACAGATATCACTCACTGATTTCATGAGAAAGAAATTACCTATTTCCAGACTAAACTTATTTCTGTCAAAACAAAAGTCCTAACCAAAAGTTATGAcattaagacaaaacaaaacaaccttccAGTTGATCcgatttttttctgttccaacaTCAGATGttattagttttgtttgtttgtaatcAAGCTCAAGTCTGTCCTGGGTAGTAATAGTAAATTCTCTTACCAAGAATTCTATTCAACTGACTTTAGCATTTCCCAGTTTGTGGAGCTCTGACTGATGTTCCCAGGGAAGTCCTGAGGTGACCATGAAGTTGGAAAGGGCTGTCAACGTCTCTTCAGTACAGGTCAGTGTTGAGTGCACCTCAGTGCGTTCctatttttgaaaattgataATCCATGGAAGATACATGGGTTGATACCTCAGGTCAAGTACGTGTTTACTCTGTTGATTGCTGTTTCACTTTAGTTGTATATCAGATGTATAAGCTATGAACACAAGTTTGTAGGAGAAGTATTTTCTGAAAAGGTAGCATTAAAAATGGTAGAAattcttttaaaggttttctttccTATTGAAAAACTCTACTGGTTTCTCCAGGACACGTTCTTAGTGAGGATATTAAGGGCATCCAGCCTGAGGCGGTGGTGGTTCTCCACTCTAGTGAGAGTCAGTGTCAGGTATTTCTTAAATGTCACCTGTTACAAAGCTTTGCCCTTGGTATATTGCACCCAGGCTAAAGGTTCAAGGAACACAAGAACTCATGGGCGTCCTGGATTGGAAAATGAACTGGTGTTGACATATATGCCCAGGAGAAAGGCTGAGAAAGATTTAACAAGTTGAAACATGTTggagaaacaatgaaatatttttaaaactctaaaaatcCCTGGTGGGTATATGCATTGAAAAACCAAAATGttattgtaaacctaaaactaataataatttttccCAAATAGGAAGATACTGTCTAAGAAGGAATAAAATGCTGGATCCCTGTATTCAGACTAACTATGTTAGTCTTAACTGGTagtttcatatatgtatatattttaacatatatctTTATCTCACCTACGTATCTTAAGATTTATTACGTGAATGTCTGCACATGGGTCATTAGGGATTACAAAGCTGTCTTCACACAGCCAGATTGAAAGTTTTCCCAAATTCTGTAAATATAAgagtttcatcttattttttgacATAATTTTATTGTAGGTCAATGgttaagaactttatttttaggtgcacctgggtggctcagatggttaagtctctgccttcggctcgggtcgtgatcccagggtcctgggatcgagccccacatcgggctcctggctcagcggggagcctgcttctccctctccctctgcctctctccctgctcatgctctctctctctgtatctctctctctctgtatctctgtgtctcaaatgaataaataaaatcttaaaaaaaaaaactttatttttagttcaGATTGCAGAGAGTATTCATAAAACTCTTTAGATTTAGCAACATGAAATTAACACCTTTGTTTTAAGGGTACTAAATGAAATACATGGAAAGCACCCCACATCGGGCCTGATGTATGAGTCATTTAATAGAATTTAGTTCTCTTTGAATCGACATTTTGATTCTTACTGTCTTTTTACTAGATAGTTAAGGACAATTAGTTGCCAATTTTCATACATTCTTCATCTTTTCTTAAGTTGTGTCACATTAGCTTGTTTTAAATAATCCAAGTGAAAATGAATTCCATCATTATAACTATCTCAACACCAAAATGAGtccaacaaaaatattttttcttaaagccCATAAAACTGAACTAAATGCAATCTTCACATTCTAACAAAACTTTGTGGAAAAGTAAatttgtatgaatatatatgaaatattcccaaatatttggaataaaCTCTATAGTcgtgaaattttctatttttcaaatgtttatacgTACTGTTCATTTTAGAaagtttatgaattttaaattaatgtttctgtatatttttcatttgtaataaaatGTGGTTTAGTTATGCTTGTTGGAGTTCAATTTTTAGTTTATTGAAGTTAAGTATATGTAATGGCAAAAATATCCCCATTTagattggagatttttttttttttaagttttgaggtTAAAAACAGAATCTGCACTTAGGTTAATTTTGCTCTATCATTTTCCTTGAAATTGAAATCTGTTTTTTAGAAGAAGGCTCTCCACAAAACCATTTCCATATAATTGATTTGGCACCTAAACCAAAGGTAGGAGAAACTGTCTTATCTTTAAATAATTGCATTGAACAAGACAGGTTTTCAAAGCGGTCAGTATAATGAAATCTCTCAGTTCAGAAATTTGAAAGGAGAAAGCATTATAAAAATACTTGGTAGCATTGCATTATATTAAGTTCACATTTGCAAACTCAGCAAattgaagaagcagaggaaaagggagaaagcattatgaaaatatttggtAGCATTGCGTtacattaaaatttacatttacaaacCCTCAGCAAATTTCCTTCTAGCCCCTCTGGAACGAAATATTCAtttcatgggggcacctggctggctcagtttctTGATCTCTgtgtcgtgagtttgagccccaggctggggtagagtttacttaaacaacaacaacaaaaaaactttgcTTCATGTATTGACCACATCACTATGACTTTATCAATTTTCCCTATTTTGATTTGAGCTCATGTTTGAGACCAACCCTCTCAGTTGTCTTGATGGAAATAAATTGTCTAGGATATAAAAGGCCTCTTTCTTATGGTATCCCATGGCCCCTCTTCCCACTATtgtataaataaagaaagaatacaCAATTCCTTAAATCACATAGTTACTTAGGACCAAAACACAAGCTTGCCAACACCCTGAACTACTCGATCCACTGAATGTAAGCATCTCTAAGGAAGGCTTGGTGGAGTTGGCTGTGTGTAGAAACCGCACATCTCAGCAGAGTGTTCATCAAATGTTCATCAAACATTACAGCACCCTGGCTTCAGTTTATAGGAAGCCTCTAAGAGGTAAGCATAGGTTACCAAGAGTCTTAAATTTTATAACACCGAGCGACATATTTTTCCCAACTGAAAGCTCTGATTGGTtacaaaaaacagcaaaaagcCTTTTGAGAGCGCTGGCTGCCTGAATCACCCTTTTACCCCTTCGTCACAAATCATGAAAAACCTTTCTCcgggagggaaaaatgaatctCTATAAATGCCCTTGGTATAGGAGAAAACCTTTGCGTTAGAAggcattttagtttttatatgtaGAACTTCCCCCAGGGCTGAGGGGAGTAGAACCTCTGCAGGCCAAGCTCTACCCGCCCTCAGAAGCCAAGTCGTCACACCAGTGTTCTGTCCTGGGACACTCATAAGACCGTGTGgatctccctccccaccagccatGTGTAGGCCCCAGCAATGGACAGGGCTGGTAGTAGAGATAAAGAAGCCATGTCTGAGTGCATGTCCCCAGAATTTGCTCCCATTTTCTGCTTTTGTGATCCAGCCAGTAACTCCTGACTGCCAGTAAAGAGCATCCAACTCGGTCTGGCTGGATGGCTAGTGAACTGTTTTTCGAATACCTTTTCCAGGGACTCATGGACCATAGAAAGCCaacccagggggcgcctgggtggctcagtcgttaagcgtctgccttcggctcaggtcatgatcccggggtcctgggatcgagccccgcatcgggctccctgctcagcgggaagcctgcttctccctctcccactgcccctgcttgtgttccctctctcgctgtgtctctctctgtctctgtcaaataaataaataaaaatcttaaaggaaaagatttaaaaaaaaaaaaaaaagaaagccaaccCAGGGCCCTAGTCTCTATGGAGAAAGCCTCTGGGTCCTAGAATGGATCCTGGGTAATGACGTGGGGCTACACCTTGAGTTCATTGTACCTCCAGACAGTACACTCAAGGACATCGAAGGCCAATAAAACAGATTGTTTCATAGACCAGGAATGCACAAAATTGCCCTCTGACTCAGGAGGTCTCCCGGTCTCTCAATTAGCTTTGGTCTTTGTTTTCACCATCAACATCTCATCATACTAccagaaaagttttaaataaaatacatttgcatAAAAGAGCTCTCTCTTCTCCTTAACTCATGGAACTATAAAGCTGGGTTATAATGGGCAAGGcttgaggaaacagaaaaattccTATCCATAGAATTAGGTTTTATTTACCCGTTACCTTACTTGAACTTAATTCCTTCTGAGTAGTCTTGCATGCACAGAAAAAGAGGACAAATCTTTCTACCAGTTTGGAGTCTGCTTTTAGACTTTGTAATGCAGCGATTCAATCTTCTCAGCAAGCACTGAGCTAGACACGCAGCAAAGGGAAGCTGCCAGATCAAGTTTACATGGGCAGAAAGAAGAACCACCATCAACAGCGCCATGATGTCGTCTTACTGTGGGAACCAAACTGGTTTAGAATCAGACTTAAGGAACTCAGGGCAGTTGGAGTTACACAGAGCAGGTCCACTTACGGGGAGGTGCCTGCTGATTGAAGATTAGCCCgcagccaaaggaaaaataaaaagcgtGGAGGAACTGGTCAAACAAGCTCAAGTGTTCCTTATTTGCTGTGCGGCCCAGTGCGGACTAGCCGGGGTGGCACCTGATCCACTTCCACGGCGTCGGAATAATTTCCAGGCCAGCAGAGTAAAGGTCAGCCCACTGCCACCAAACACATTTGTGGGCCCAGTGGCTCTGAAAGGCCCTAACTCCAGAATCATCAAGAGACATCAAGGATGAGCGCTCATATCTGTAGCCACACAGAAACACGTTCAATTTCGTTCCCaagcaagggaggaagggaggctgaCTTCCAAGTCCGAAGTAAACTCAGCTGACTTTCATTTCCCCCCCCAGTCAACTAGCAGACGCCACAAAAACCAACCAACTCCTTCCTAAAATATATGAACCTCTGGCTCTTTCCTCGGGTTTCATGGACTTCCGCTCTTTCCTCTGGTTTCATGGGCTCCCCCGATGAGAGATACAGAGGAGAACCCCACCCGTTTCTCTGTGCCTTTAAATTCTCCTCCAGAGACCAGACAGTATTGACATCAAGAGGGGAGATGCTGCAAGCTCCCCACCGCCGGGCTTTTGGCTCTTTGTAGAAAGGCACTGCGTTTCCTTCACTCTCCTTCGCTTGATTGCATAGCCATCCTGGCAGCTGACCCAGGGAAAGGGTGGGCAGCTTAGCTAAAGCCTGTAGGTGTCGAGTTAGCAAGGGGACAGCCTGTTAAATAGCTGTTCGTCATCAGGCATGGATGGGCCATGTTTCTCTCATTGTTCCgccttttaaaaaacttcatAAGGAGGTTTGACTCAGAGTAAACATATCTATACATACATAAAGTATTTTATCTAGTGCAATGATTTTTGGTCCTGGCCTGCATAATTACTTACACtgaggaagcttttaaaaattaccatgcCTGGGCCcaaccccagaccaattaaataaAACTCCTGAGGGTGGACACAGGGAGCAGCATCtgttaaaagctccccaggtggttTTAATaagcagccagggctgagaaccatTTAGATCTAAATCTAAGATTCCACCTATTATAAGTCATGTCCCAATTTCAgcgttgttttttttaaaagtgctgaaATACACACATATTCTATGGTTGTTTTCAATGTCTTCGGCAGATTTCAACAATCTCTGTAATAAGGTAGATAATCTGTACCTAAGTAGAAGTACATAGTACAATACTTGCCAACAAGAGTCAGCAGAGATGTATCATTTAGGAATGGGTTGGTTTCAGGTAATTGAACATTGGACTAATATTGGCTTAAAGAAATAGGGGTTCATTTGTATCATATAACAAGAAGTCTGGAAGTGGGCAGTTCAGAGTTGGAGCGATGGCTCCATAACCCTAGAAGGGACCCAGGCTTTTCTTTCTGCTCCCTAGATAGGATTGCCAGAtttaacaacaacagaaatgcaA includes the following:
- the NIPAL1 gene encoding magnesium transporter NIPA3, whose translation is MGGQVRLPPGEPCQEGYLLSLLCPNSSQAWCEITNVSQSLAFPVLYRDLNTSVSNWSVSAKVENKHSLYVGLSLAVSSSIFIGSSFILKKKGLLQLAKKGVTRAGQGGHSYLKEWLWWAGLLSMGAGEVANFAAYAFAPATLVTPLGALSVLISAILSSYFLNEHLNIHGKIGCILSILGSTMMVIHAPQEEEVTSLHEMEMKLRDPGFISFAVIVIVISLVLILIVAPKKGQTNILVYISICSLIGAFSVSSVKGLGIAIKELLEWKPVYKHPLVFVLLAVLVLSVTTQINYLNKALDTFNTSLVTPIYYVLFTSMVVTCSAILFQEWYGMKAGDIIGTLSGFFTVINGIFLLHAFKHTDITWSDLTSTTQKEVLSLNGGEDKYVLLENIECSTPGLSDDITLFSRTDDQSL